The Borreliella burgdorferi B31 genome has a segment encoding these proteins:
- a CDS encoding ParA family protein gives MDIKKSDIITMASIKGGVGKSVLSILFSYVLKELGKKVLLIDLDPQNSLTSYFNRYISNIEKYNTYSMLKGDFHFNECIKKIDDYISIIPSHPILGKFNSEAIDYKEVILEHHLNENMQNYNFDYVLLDTPPSLDFLLKNALNVADYIVIPVQVEIWSIESFTILINAVNDITKFRKKIYNISIVENQFIKNRNTIKEVEDLLYKEYREYIKGKIHFSNSIKVLINGRLEPSKKEMYYREIKDTLKNIFSL, from the coding sequence TGGATATTAAAAAATCAGATATTATAACAATGGCTTCAATTAAGGGAGGAGTCGGAAAAAGTGTGCTTTCTATACTTTTTTCTTATGTATTAAAGGAATTGGGCAAAAAGGTGCTTCTAATTGATTTAGATCCACAAAATTCTTTAACTTCTTATTTTAATAGATATATTTCAAATATTGAAAAATATAATACATATAGTATGTTAAAAGGAGATTTCCATTTTAATGAATGCATTAAAAAAATTGATGATTATATATCTATAATCCCCTCTCACCCCATTTTGGGAAAATTTAATTCGGAAGCCATTGATTACAAAGAAGTTATTTTAGAACATCATTTAAATGAAAATATGCAAAACTATAATTTTGATTATGTTTTATTAGATACTCCTCCTAGTTTAGATTTTCTTTTAAAGAATGCCTTGAATGTTGCGGATTATATTGTGATTCCAGTTCAGGTAGAAATATGGTCAATAGAAAGTTTTACTATTTTGATTAACGCAGTTAATGATATTACAAAATTTAGAAAGAAAATATATAATATTTCTATTGTGGAAAACCAGTTTATAAAAAATAGAAACACGATAAAAGAAGTGGAGGACTTGCTTTATAAAGAATATAGAGAATATATTAAAGGCAAGATCCATTTTTCAAATAGTATAAAAGTTCTTATAAATGGACGATTAGAGCCCTCTAAAAAAGAAATGTATTATAGAGAAATAAAAGATACTTTAAAAAATATTTTTTCTTTATAG
- a CDS encoding chromosome replication/partitioning protein — protein MKKKDNKKQVTLYKRVEISTGKELSLGNNQDKELRNYNELKEQLKLNLKSDINNKIQRMKILYEIKQKELYKYDGFKSFKQFIESYIIARSQAYMYLKIYEKVLEGIISIEKVKEMGFVATYKNILKNSLSEIYKENMVKENPEEGVGTQNKSIRILMKDEKVYDFCKKDIKRIYFILEKLIKDKKNILSDLIIEYENYKKDKKIKVSS, from the coding sequence ATGAAGAAAAAAGACAATAAAAAGCAGGTAACTTTATATAAAAGGGTTGAAATCTCAACAGGCAAAGAATTAAGTTTAGGCAATAATCAAGATAAGGAATTGAGAAATTACAATGAGTTAAAAGAGCAGTTGAAATTAAATTTAAAATCCGATATTAATAATAAAATTCAAAGAATGAAAATTTTATATGAAATTAAGCAAAAAGAACTTTATAAGTATGATGGCTTCAAAAGTTTTAAACAGTTTATAGAATCTTATATAATTGCTAGAAGCCAAGCTTATATGTATTTGAAAATTTATGAGAAAGTTTTAGAAGGGATTATTTCTATTGAAAAAGTTAAAGAAATGGGTTTTGTAGCTACATATAAAAATATACTAAAAAATAGCTTGTCAGAGATATATAAAGAAAATATGGTTAAAGAAAACCCAGAAGAAGGTGTTGGCACCCAAAATAAATCTATTAGAATTTTAATGAAAGATGAAAAAGTTTATGATTTTTGCAAAAAAGATATCAAAAGAATCTACTTTATTTTAGAGAAGCTAATTAAAGATAAAAAAAATATCTTATCAGATCTTATAATTGAGTATGAAAATTATAAAAAAGATAAAAAGATAAAAGTGAGCTCTTGA
- a CDS encoding virulence associated lipoprotein, which produces MKYNTIISIFVCLFLTACNPDFNTNKKRTLSKGIISNQDADSDKIIKNKLLDDLINLIEKANADREKYVKKMEEEPSDQYGMLAVFGGMYWAESPRELISDTGSERSIRYRRRVYSILLNAIETNELKKFSEIRILSIKVLEIFSLFNLFGSTLDDVVVHLYSKKDTLGKLDISNLKRLKNLFEKLLSIKTIVSKMSKRLLLDYQNNENFIKTDNAKLGSYVVALSNQIQEKYNEAERLKSEIILIYTL; this is translated from the coding sequence ATGAAATATAATACGATTATAAGCATATTTGTTTGTTTGTTTTTAACTGCTTGCAATCCAGATTTTAACACAAATAAGAAAAGAACTCTAAGTAAGGGGATAATTTCAAATCAAGATGCAGATTCTGATAAAATAATAAAAAATAAATTACTTGATGATTTAATAAATTTAATAGAAAAAGCGAATGCAGATAGAGAAAAATATGTAAAAAAAATGGAAGAAGAACCTTCGGATCAATATGGAATGTTGGCTGTTTTTGGAGGTATGTATTGGGCAGAATCACCACGGGAATTAATATCTGATACAGGTAGTGAGAGATCTATTAGGTATAGAAGGCGTGTTTATAGTATTTTATTAAATGCTATTGAAACTAATGAATTAAAGAAATTTTCAGAAATTAGAATACTGTCAATAAAAGTACTAGAAATATTTAGCCTATTTAATCTATTTGGAAGTACTCTTGATGATGTGGTTGTTCACTTATATTCCAAAAAAGATACTCTAGGTAAACTAGATATTTCAAATTTAAAAAGACTTAAAAATTTGTTTGAAAAATTATTATCTATAAAAACAATCGTTTCAAAGATGTCAAAACGTCTTTTATTGGATTATCAAAATAATGAAAATTTTATAAAAACAGATAACGCCAAGCTTGGATCTTATGTGGTTGCACTTTCCAATCAAATTCAAGAAAAATATAATGAAGCAGAAAGGCTGAAAAGCGAGATAATTTTAATATATACCCTTTAA
- a CDS encoding amidohydrolase family protein produces the protein MNLFKIEANYIDILNKEIYLASITIANGHIVSMTKINAILDEYILPGFIDAHIHIERSFFIPSNFTHLVVQHSTVATISDPHEIVNVFFRI, from the coding sequence ATGAATTTGTTTAAAATTGAAGCTAATTATATTGATATCCTTAATAAGGAAATTTATCTAGCTAGTATAACGATTGCAAATGGTCATATTGTGAGCATGACAAAAATTAATGCAATATTAGATGAGTATATATTGCCAGGATTTATTGATGCACATATACATATAGAACGTTCTTTTTTTATTCCATCAAACTTTACGCATTTGGTAGTTCAACATAGCACTGTGGCGACAATTAGCGATCCTCATGAAATAGTAAATGTTTTTTTCCGCATTTAA
- a CDS encoding type ISP restriction/modification enzyme, which produces MHRTKFCEFLKINFPKIIFVDNTEIFEMLNKFGTELINSHLLKVISN; this is translated from the coding sequence ATCCATAGAACTAAATTTTGCGAGTTCTTAAAAATAAATTTTCCTAAAATTATTTTTGTAGATAATACTGAAATATTTGAAATGCTCAATAAATTCGGAACAGAACTTATTAATTCTCATTTACTAAAAGTTATTTCAAATTAG
- a CDS encoding P12 family lipoprotein has product MKKKMFLYTLLTIGLMSCNLNSKLSGNKEEQKNNNDIKEALNGVQENAINNLYGNKKEKKDFIKNSEKLKDKGLDVTTLPLEPVVAPSVESAVSLGESNNRIGIPTISIEHNQKKEIKEEDFFPSTEEEKQADKAIKDIENLIGESGFPELIENVCSLKHEYTLIRSDFYDVITKIQNKKISLMKNSHNNRNKIRELVQLQNNLKIGDELDKIMGCIDTAEQEIRSAAFFFDEAKESLKEGIIKRLEKSKNRAASQLSKKALNRAEDALRCLENYSSKKGEAIGRRSFIKEVVEQAKNALSKS; this is encoded by the coding sequence ATGAAAAAAAAAATGTTTTTATATACATTGTTAACGATAGGATTGATGTCTTGTAATCTAAATTCTAAATTATCTGGTAATAAAGAGGAACAAAAAAATAACAATGATATAAAAGAAGCTTTAAATGGCGTTCAAGAAAATGCTATTAATAATTTATATGGAAATAAAAAAGAAAAAAAAGATTTTATTAAAAATTCGGAAAAATTGAAAGACAAGGGTTTAGACGTGACCACCCTCCCCTTAGAACCTGTAGTGGCGCCCTCCGTAGAATCTGCGGTGTCTTTAGGAGAATCTAATAATAGGATTGGTATACCAACCATTTCAATTGAGCATAATCAAAAAAAAGAGATAAAAGAAGAGGATTTTTTCCCTTCTACTGAGGAAGAAAAGCAAGCGGATAAAGCAATTAAAGATATAGAGAATCTTATTGGAGAATCTGGATTTCCCGAGTTAATTGAGAATGTGTGCTCACTTAAACATGAATATACTTTAATAAGAAGTGATTTTTATGATGTGATAACTAAGATTCAGAATAAAAAAATATCACTAATGAAAAATTCTCATAATAATAGAAATAAAATAAGGGAACTAGTACAATTGCAAAATAATTTAAAGATAGGAGACGAACTTGATAAAATTATGGGTTGCATTGATACTGCAGAACAAGAGATAAGATCTGCCGCTTTCTTTTTTGATGAAGCTAAGGAAAGCTTAAAAGAAGGTATTATTAAAAGATTGGAAAAAAGTAAAAATAGGGCAGCATCACAATTATCTAAAAAGGCTTTAAATAGAGCAGAGGATGCTTTAAGGTGCTTAGAAAATTATTCTTCTAAAAAAGGTGAGGCAATAGGAAGAAGAAGCTTTATAAAAGAAGTTGTTGAACAGGCAAAAAATGCTTTAAGTAAGTCTTAA
- a CDS encoding P13 family porin, producing the protein MKKIFTLILIFSLTMQIFALNFTSKYKIQKYAEREKEFIQNQKLEKILKDPEKTKKALLQYEKEQLIDLWIPVMLNLFLPFGVGSFVQGDYIGGGCTLGFNLLGLTLLTTGVIQMKNLKKEPASISSMILLLSGMLTFGSSYLISIYLPVLFEDRYYKNLMNRIIDELAGFEPNLDIGMNGFQLSFKKSY; encoded by the coding sequence ATGAAAAAAATTTTCACATTAATATTAATTTTTAGTTTAACGATGCAAATCTTTGCTTTAAATTTCACTTCAAAATATAAAATTCAGAAATATGCTGAAAGAGAAAAGGAGTTCATTCAAAACCAGAAATTAGAAAAAATTTTGAAAGACCCCGAAAAGACTAAAAAGGCTCTTTTGCAATACGAAAAAGAACAATTGATAGATCTATGGATTCCAGTAATGTTAAATTTATTTTTACCTTTTGGAGTGGGGTCTTTTGTCCAAGGAGATTATATTGGAGGTGGCTGCACGCTTGGATTTAATTTGCTAGGATTAACCCTTTTAACAACTGGAGTTATTCAAATGAAAAATCTGAAAAAAGAACCTGCTAGTATATCTTCGATGATACTACTACTTTCAGGAATGCTCACGTTTGGATCATCCTACTTAATCTCAATTTATTTGCCAGTACTATTTGAAGATCGATACTACAAAAATCTTATGAATCGAATCATTGATGAACTTGCGGGATTTGAACCCAATCTTGACATTGGAATGAACGGATTCCAACTGTCCTTTAAAAAAAGTTATTAA